The nucleotide window ACTCAGTCTTTAAAGGCCAAATAACTGAGTCATGCATGGTCCATTAGTAGGTAAATTAAAAATTTACAAGCTGTGGGCCTTAAGATGGATGACTAAGATTATTTATTGACTCAATGGACAAACAGACATCATTAATTGTTTCTCCTTCCAGACTTGGGTCTGTCCGCAGTAAGCAAGACCAACTATTGACAGTCTCTAATGTCGCATGAGGTGGGGTGAGTATGTTAACACCTTTAAAATAACCAGATTCTGTCTCCTCTTCCAAAGCTATAAGCATGTGCTTATATATTATACTCAGCATCAAAAGATATATAATTAAAACTATTCTTACCCTGACATTCCTTTTAATAATGTCCCGGCTCATGAGGACGCGTCCTTCAGACAGATCAATGTCAGCCAGAGGAACGAGGGTCTCTCCGATGACTTCATCACGTGAAAAGCGGTCGAAACTCAGCACCATGAAGTGCAAAGCCAGCTGGGACACCCGTGCATATGGGATTCCATAGAAGCTGAAGGTCTCGTCGAAGGCCGGGTCCAGAGTCTTCCTCAAAACACGTGTCTTCACCTTGTGCTTCTTCTCAGGCAGCAAGGTCAGCTTGATATAGGGGTCAGAGGTCAACGACTGCTCATCCGTGGGAGACAATCCGTGCGCCTCCTTGATGTGAACCATGAAAGCCTTCTTCTCAAAGTTGTACTCTAACGAAAAGTGTAGTGTCCCCAGGCCACCTTCTTTGTCCTGAGATTTCTCCACAGCCGGTGTTGGTGTCTGACTGGACAGAGTGCTTTCTGGAGTACCGGCCTCCTGATTGCCGCCTGACCCGAAGCCATCTTGAAGAGCTGGGATGTCCAGGTCTGGGGAGCTACGCACTTTGAGTTGGAGGGTTGGTGGCTTGGAAGTGAAGTTTCCATTAAGATCTCGTTTCTCCAGGTCCAGGTGGAGTTCTGGCCGTCCACCGGTGGGACTGAGGGACTGTTTTCCATGAGCTTCTGTTGCCTTTTCTCCTCCAAATTTCTTTTTTCCACTCAGGCTCTCAGGATAGATGTCGACTCCCTTCAGCATGTGGACAAACTTATAGGGTGGGGTCTTGTTGCTAGCCTTGTTGGCTTTGCGCTGACAGCAAATCCATGCGAAGATGGAGACGCTGAAGACCAGGCCAAACACACTCACCACTGCCACGCTCACAGGAACCTCCGCTATGTATAAAAGaggaaattaagaaaaaaaataccaatttatttattttataagatCAGGATTATATAGAGAGATTATATAAAGAACACAGACATTTTGATGTTTAACAAAAACAACACCCAAAAGAAAAACAATGGCACTTTTCCCTCACAGAACAAGGTCACTGTATCTTAAATCACGTCTGAGATTACTATTATGCCATTTACAAAGACTTTTAAATTTCGATTTAGTTTCAAAAGCCTGATAAGCTACAACTAGCGTTTGTGAATCTGGAAATTTCCGTTTTCATCATGGGTGCAGCACCTCTCCAGTGATTTAACTAAGATGCTCTTTCAGCCTTTTGTCTTTTGTCTCAGAAAACAAACCACGTACTCTTCTGTGACTCATACGTTATCGCTGAAAGCTTCTGACAAACATGTCAACGCGTTTCAAACATTTTCATACACCAGTGATGTCATTGGCTTCTAATAGAGCACGCGCCTATTTATGTCTGTGAGCGCGCATGAGGGAAAAGCTGCGTTACTGTTACAGAGCCACGTTTCCAAAAATCTACCAACAATTCTTTAACTATAGACAAATGCGATGCTAAATaagataaaatgataaataacaaGAATTTACTCACCGAAATGTGCTTCTTCTATCGTAACTGGTGCCATTGTGTGCGCGCTCTCTGTCCAAGGTCCTGAAAAGATGCTTTCAGTTCGCGCTGCCTCTCACGATTCTTCACCGCTCGCCCGTCTTTCGCTTCAGGCGGGGAGAGACACGAGACTAAATAATTAAATGGTCGTAGTAGATAAAAAATTTACGCCTGTTGTTCCAAGATAAACAAGTATAAGCAAGATTTTCACCCTTTCCCAGAGGTTTCCTCACACCCGCCCAGTGCTGATACTCGCTGCGCTATGAGTCTGCCTGACAAGCGACGCCTCTCCAATCCCCTCCCCTCCAGTGAGTTCATCGCTTCTGACGCAGTTCTGACGAACGCAGTGCCTGAAATCACTGCCCTGCGCACTGATACCAAACACGGACCTGTTAATCATTGCGATTGCCCAGGGTTTATGGCGTCTGTGTGCTTTCAAACGTATCTGAAGAGGTCCAGGTAAATGGTCTTTGTTGTGGTTCTATTAACGGGAAGGACTGAGCTGATGACACTTAATTTCATTTGTTCAAGTGCACACCAATTCACAAAGCACAGGCCCATCACACTGTTTGCAATGAGCAATCTAGTAATCTAAACTAATAGATTTTATGTTTCCTGGTAATGACATTTGATTATAATAACATAGGTATTAGCGTGTCTGTCTCAATAAATATCATTTATATGACCTATACTTCTATTTAGGCTCTTATTTTTTAAGTTTGTCATTGGTGACATGTTCCTGTCCTTATTTAACATCTGTTGAATATTCATGCTCATCAGTGAAAATTTGATTTATGGTGTCACCCTCACCATTTTCGTCATCACTTTGAAGTTTTATCAGTGGGGAGTCTATGTTTAATTGGCAAAGATTGTATTAATCTAAAATACATGCTGAGGGCATAAGATGACTTTTActgtcagtcaaaagtttttggacggtaagatttttaatcaaATCATGTCTCGTCTGgttaccaaacctgcatttatttgatttaaaatacagcaaaaacagtacaatatt belongs to Garra rufa chromosome 3, GarRuf1.0, whole genome shotgun sequence and includes:
- the syt4 gene encoding synaptotagmin-4; this translates as MAPVTIEEAHFAEVPVSVAVVSVFGLVFSVSIFAWICCQRKANKASNKTPPYKFVHMLKGVDIYPESLSGKKKFGGEKATEAHGKQSLSPTGGRPELHLDLEKRDLNGNFTSKPPTLQLKVRSSPDLDIPALQDGFGSGGNQEAGTPESTLSSQTPTPAVEKSQDKEGGLGTLHFSLEYNFEKKAFMVHIKEAHGLSPTDEQSLTSDPYIKLTLLPEKKHKVKTRVLRKTLDPAFDETFSFYGIPYARVSQLALHFMVLSFDRFSRDEVIGETLVPLADIDLSEGRVLMSRDIIKRNVRRSAGRGELLLSLCYQSTTSTLTVVVLKARHLPKTDSNGPSDPYVKVNLFQGKKRVCKKKTHVKKCAPNPVFNELFVFDLPSEDGLRDTSVELLLLDSDRTSRTPVIGRLLLGTSSPGTAGEHWREICDHPRRQIAKWHALSED